The Candidatus Thermoplasmatota archaeon DNA window CAAGAGAATTAATGATAACCATACGAAGTGCTGGTGCATCTTTTATCTTGTTTGATACGACTGCGAGGTAATCTTCATCTCCGGTCACGGTTGATGGCATACCTGATGACCCTATTTCTATAAGTTCTTTGAGTTTGAGTTTGGATCGTTGTTCGTAGATGCTGACTCTTTTTTGCTCTGTTTTCAAAACGTTTTGGTAATACTTTGCTGAAACATCGACGAATTCAAGACCGCTATGATTCCATTTGAAACGATTCATGGTATCGATGATTTCATCTTTGGTCTCTTCAGTGGTGATATATAAGGCATTACCTGCTGCTGCAATCTGTTTAACTAAAATTTCGGTACTGCTTCCAGGTGATCCAAGAATGACGGTTGTAAAACCAGTGGGGATGCCACCTTCAAGGAGTCGATCAAGTTTTTCAATTCCTGTGCTAATAAACCCTTCTTTTTTTTCTGTTGTAGAATTATCTATGAATGACTCTTTGATCATTGTATCCATATGCCTTTATAATTTTTTCGTAATAAGAAACGAGTTTTTTACTCGTTCTCGTTCAAATCGGTCCTTATATGATGCATATGCTTTGAAACAAATCTGAGGTGCTTGTGTAGCATCTGGATCTGAACTTGTAAGAAGCACTTCTCCTTTGGGAAACGCACTGAGGAATAATCCTCGTAAAACGCCATATGTGAAGAGTGAAGAAACAGTGGTTTCTGTGGTATTTGATAAAAGAGTTGACTTAGTGAGATGAGATTGTACCTCATTATCTGTAATTTTTGTAAAAGAAAATTCTGCGCCAAGTGGTAAAAAGATTTCTTGTAAGGTATGTTGAAGCCAAGTTTGCAGTGTCCATTCTTGTGGTTTCTCTTGTAGACGTTCAGCAAATAGCCCCCGACCGAATGCTTCTCCGGTTTGAAGAACGAGTTCGATATTTCCGCTGCTTGCAAGAAGTTTAGACACAGCGGCTTGAAATGCAGTTTCTTGCCGCTGGATCAACTCAGGACATTCCTTTTTTTCAGGAATCCAAATTGCCCCGCCACCGCTAGTTGAAATTTTTTTTACTGATTCTATCATACTTTAAACCCAGGTTGATGTTTATTCAATAAACGAATCTCGTAATACAATTATCTTGTCATTTAACTGAATAAGTTTATCAGTATCCATTTCTTCTTCAATGACGATGGTAACAAGATGGACGTTTTCAGCACGAGTTCGATTCATTAAAAAATACACAAATTCCCTGATGATTTCTGAATCATTGTAGATCATTAATGCACTGAGCGAATCAATAACTATGTATTTATCTCCTTCATTCTTACTGGTTTGGATACTATTAATTATTTCTAGAGCGGTTTTCTCAAGCATCGTTGGACTTTCAATATAGGTGCAGTGTTTATCTAATTCAGAAATGCCGATGACTCGAGAGATACAATCAATAAATCTGACATTCGGGAGTTCGGTAATATGTTTGTATTTTTTAACAAGATAATCATAGGTGTTGCTGATGGTAACAAAGGTCCATGTATCCTGAGCATTGCTGGACATTGAGGTAAACAAGGCTTGTCGAAGATTTTCATGTCGATTTTCCGGTACTTGTATACCAACCGATTGGTTAATTTTAATTGCTACGCCAACACGATCTTTTATTCCTTCTATTATCGCATCAACCATTTTTATCTCTCCTTAATGTTTCAACAACGATTCAAATTCAGAGGAGCGTAACAAAGGAACCAGCTCGATACCTCGTTGTGATGATATGTTCATTGCGTATTTTGTGCGGGAATGAGAAATACCTCGCATTTTAACAACCTGTAATGTTCGAATAAGATCACCACGCCGTTCCAGATCACCAAGAAAAATAATACCATCAGAAATAAACTCTTCAATTTCATATTGTGAGAATTTATATGTTCGTGGTGGCACCTCCGAGGTTAAAAACGTTGTACAATTCATAACAGCAAGCGACGTTCCGAGTTTAAAAATAAAATCACGAATCATCTCTCGTGTCTGCAATCGATAACACAGTGCTGTAATAGAATCCATGACTAAGCGTTTGACATCAAGTTCATCAGCAATATCCTTTAAAATATCAAGCAACGCACCAGCATCCTCAACCGTATATTTTTCAGCATCAAGACCAAGTCGTTCGCTGATAATCCGAAGATCAATGATGTTGACCATCCCAGATTCAATAAGTTTTTTATCGTAAAAACAAAAACCTTCGAGGTTTTTTGTAAGTTTAAACAAGGGCTCGGTGATGGTAAAAAAGACCCCGCGTTCACCTTTTCTTGCTCCATCAAAAAGATACTGCATACAGAGTGTTGTTTTACCCGAACCACTACAGCCGGTTACTAGCACAGTGCTTCCTGTTGGTATACCACCATTCATCTGAGTATCAAGTTCTACAATTCCTGTTGAAACCAATTCTTTTTTAGGCATAGCCCTCTCCTCAACCTGTTCAACAAATGTATGTACGTGATATACAGAGCTATAATATAAAACTTAAGGTTTTGAAAAAAGAAAAAAAGAAAGAAAATTTCTATTGTTTTTTCATTGGTCGAAGTGGTGGACAGGATATATCTTGCACCATATCAACTAGATACACAATTTTTCCTGCATCGCAGACTGAAAAACAAGCTCGACAGGTTTTACACACATCAGAAACACCAGGTACTAAAGCAACAGCACGATCAACTCCGCGTCCTACAAAGCAGACTGCATGTTCTTTTTTTATTTCATTGCAATATCGAACACAAAGACCACAGAGACTACAAGGTGACTCAGGGGTATCAGCTTGTTTAAATCGAGATTGAGTAATACCATACTTTTTTGCCATCTCAACGTGTTCCCCACTCGGACAGTTTGAGAGAAGGAGTTCTATGAGCATTTTTCTAATTTTGTCAACGCTGTCTGTTTTTGTTCGGACAATTAATCCGTTTTCAACAGGATAGCAGCATGACGCAACAAGTTTTTTCCTGTTGTTTTTTTCTATTTCGACCATGCATAATCTGCATGCTCCGTAGGGTTCAAGCTGGTCATGATGGCATAATGTTGGTATTTCGATTCCTGCTTTTTGTGCTGCATGAAGCACTGTTTTTCCTTCTTCGATTTGGATTGTTTTACCGTCAATTGTTAATGATACCGTTCCCATTAAGTCACCTCCGCTCTACAGATACTACTTTTTTTTGTTTGCCGGTTGCTTTTTGTACTGCATTAAATTTACACACCTCGTAACAATTACCGCATTTAATACAAATATCAGAATTAATATGATGTACTGTTTTCTTTTCTCCGGTAATCGCTTCAACAGGACAATTTTTCATACACAGACCGCAACCGGTACATTTCGCAGCATCAATGGTAAACGTGAGTAATCCTTTGCAGACTTTTGCGGGACATTCACCATTGATATGAGCTTGATATTCATCACGGAAGTATTGGAGAGTACTTAGAACCGGATTTGGAGCAGATTGTCCAAGAGCGCAGAGTGACGAAAGTTGAACAACTTCAGAAAGTTCCTCCAAAAGTTTCACATCATCCTCAGTTGCTTCCCCGGTGGTAAGATCATTTAAAATACGAAGCATATGACGTAATCCTTCACGACAAGGTATACACTTCCCGCAGGATTCTTGAGACAGGAAATTGACAAAATAACGAGCAATGTCCACCATACAGGTATCTTCATCCATGACAATCATTCCGCCAGAACCCATCATAGATCCGACCTTGTATAATTCGTCGAAATCTACAGGAAGATCGAGATATTTTTCTGGCAAACAGCCACCTGAAGGACCACCGGTCTGTACTGCTTTGAATTTTTTACCATTTGGAACACCTCCTCCAATGGTGTAAATGATTTCTCGAAGAGTTGTTCCCATAGGAACTTCGACCAGTCCGGTATTATTGACTTTGCCGACGAGAGAGAAAATTTTTGTTCCTTTGCTGTTCTCGGTGCCGATTTTCTGGAACCAGGCAGCTCCATTATTGATGATCAGAGGTACATTTGCCCAGGTTTCAACATTGTTCAAACAAGTTGGTTTATTCCACAAACCACTCACAGCAGTATGAATATATTTTGGTCGTGGTTCTCCAACCCTCCCCTCAATGGCAGACATCAGCGCACTTGATTCTCCAGAGACAAAAGCACCTGCACCTCGATGAACAGTAATCGTGAAATCAAACCCAGATCCGAGAATATTTTTTCCGAGTAATCCAAGTTCCTCAAGTTTTTTTATCGCAATTTCAGTGTTTTCAACCGCAAGAGGATATTCCTGTCGGACATAGACAAAACCTTCATTTGCTCCTATAGCATATCCGCCAATCATAAGTCCCTCAAGAACAAGATGTGGGTTTCCCTCCATAAGTGCTCGATCCATAAACGCACCTGGATCTCCTTCATCGCAGTTGACAATAACGTATTTTTTATCGCTTTGGGCGTTTCTCGTAGTTTCCCATTTTCTCCCCGTGGGAAAACCACCGCCACCACGACCTCGAAGATTGGATTTTTTCACTTCTTCAAGGACTTCTTCAGGTTTCATGTCAAACAATGCTTTTGCAAGAGCACTATATCCACCGTAAAGGATATAATCATCAATATTTTTTGAATCAATTTTCATGTTGTTTCCAAGGAGTATCCGCTTTTGATGTTTATAAAAAGGAATGTCTGATTCTTTTTTTATTGGTTTTGTACTGTGTGGATCAGTGTATAATAATCGTGGAATAACTTTTTTCTTGACAATTGTTTCAGAAACAATTTCAGCAACGTCTTCAGGTTGAACTTTGATATAGTTGATTTCTTCAGGATGAATGACGACAAGAGCTCCTTTTTCACAAAAACCAGGACACCCGGCTTCTTTTACTTCGACGTTTGCTGAGAGTTTATGTTTCTTGATTTCTTCTCTGAAATTATCGACGACTTCTTGAGCTTTGAGAGCAAGACAGCCAGTACCAGCGCAGACTGAAATTGTAATGTTTTTTGAACCTTTTTGTTTTTGAAGGTTTTTTCGGTATTGTTCTAATTCTTTTCTAGAAGTAATTTTCGTCATTTTTTTCACCTACTTATTACGGGAGATGCCGGTTGATGTTGGGCAGTTGGTTTTCTTTTTTGTTGTTCGTTGGTTAATGCAGAAGTATCAGTTCGATACTGTTCAAGGATCTCTGGTACTTCGGAGGGTCGTAATTTTCCATGATAGTTTGTATCGACCATCATAACTGGTCCAAGTGCACAACAGCCAAGGCAGTTAACGCTTTCGAGGGTGAATTTTAAATCAGGTGTTGTTTCTCCTGATTTTATTCCAAGATGTTGTTCTGCTGCTTCGAGAATTTTTGGACCATCTCGTACATGGCATGCGGTTCCAAGACAGACTCGGATAATATGTTCACCATGCGGTTCCAAACTAAAAGCTTTATAAAAAGTAGCAATTTGGAGAATTTGCGCCATCGGAATATTAAGTCGTTCTGACACCCAAAGTAAAGCTGGCTTTGGTAACCAGTGTTTTTTTTCTTGAATCTTCAGAAGTATTTGAATGAGAGCATTCTTTTGACCCTGGTATTCATCAATGATTTCATCGATTTCTCTGAGTTCTTGGATCATTTGTTTAACTGATTCTTCTCTTTTTTTAATTTGTTTAAGAGCTTGGAGGTGCTGTATTGCTTCTTCTTCAAGCTTTTTCAATTCGGTACTAAGGGGAGGTTGATCTAGACCAAGGGAATAGTATTCTGAGAGTAATTCAAGGCCTCGGAGGAGAATATCGCTTTTACTTAATTCAGAGGTTTTTTCTAGATTGTGTAAAGCTTTTTTTTGTTGTTCAGTTAGTCGTACTCCAACAAAATGGGATTTTGTTTTTTCTTTAGCCATGGGAATCACTTTGTGTTTAACTGTTTAACATATTTTGAAGGATGAGAAGGTAAAAGAGATTATAAATATTGCGTACGAACGACAAAGTAAAAACTATTTTTCAAAACCTTTGTCAAAAGATGATCCAATGAGCAGGGCTATAAAGGAGAATTTCCTATAGAACTAACAAAGAACATCTTTTTTATAAAGGTATTTCTTCTTCATGATGACATGGTTCAACATCATGATGGATTATGAGAAAGAGTGTTAAAAAAATCGTACCAATAATAAAAGCGTAGACATTCACGAACCATAACGTAATCACGATACCATAGAATACTGCACGCATCCCAAACGTAAACCGATTCATAGCTCGTAAAAATGCATCTCTTTTTAACCGTTCAGCATCAATGTAATAACAGTTTTTTTGATTTTTTGTTTTCTGCTTGGATAATAGTCTATATTCATCTGATAATTTTTTGATTGACTCACTGGATATGCCAATAAGTATCGAAAAACGGACCATTTGACGGAGTGATAATAAGAACATCGTAACTGAAAAAACAATTACTGCGACAAAGAGCATGAGTTTATAGTGTGCAAACACTCCACCAGAGGATTGAAGAGGATATATCAAAGAATTTGAATCAATCGGAGAACTCTGCAACAGCAAACCAAGCAAAAGAAGCATTGAGGAGGAGAGAAAAGTAACCACCATGATTAAGTTTCGCATGGTCTGAACAGCAACAATTGTTTCTTCAGGGTTGATCATTCGTTTAACCCATAGTTCATACATAATATTAAGAAAACCTCGTTCCCCCCAACTCGGACGTTTGATTTTGTAGACAAGCCCAATTGCAAAGATAGAGACACAAATAACAAAAATGATAAACGCAAGAAGATCCAACAGCTCATTGGAACTCATAGGTACAACCTCAGTGTAAACAGTACGAAACAAATTTTGATTTATAAAATTCACTAACCAGATACTTATCTGATAGCTCCTTTAAGTGAAAAAACAAGAAAACATTTATACATGTGTCGTATTCACCTCGTGGAGATGAGGCGTACCGTTCATATCTGCTAGAATTGTCAAGAACCGGTAAAGCCAAGACTTCAGAAAAATAAATGTAAAATATGGGAGGAGTAAGATATGATAGTATTCATACCAATTATAGCTGGAATCATTGCACTTATCTGTGCAGGTTTTTTTATGTACCGAATAAATAAAGAAAGTTCAGGTACTGAAAAAATGCAAGACATCAGCAAAGCGATCCGAGAAGGAGCAATAGCCTTTTTAAATAGCGAGAATAAGGTTCTCGCAGTTTTTATCATATCAGTTATGATAATTCTAATTCTTGCATCATTGATTCCTGGAAGTACTATGCATTGGGGGACCGCACTCGCATTTGTACTTGGTGCTATTCTGTCTATGGCATCTGGCAATATTGGAATGAGAATTGCAACAAAAGCAAATGTCAAAACAGCTGAAGGAGCAAAACAAAATATAAACAAAGGATTATCAATCGCTTTTTCTAGTGGTGCGGTCATGGGATTGTTTGTTGTTGGTCTTGGAATATTAGGAATATGGGGAACGTACCTCTTTTTTATTGAGTTTCTAGGATATACACCTCTGCTTGTTACGAATATTCTTTTTGGATTCGGTTTTGGAGCATCATCGGTAGCTTTATTTGCACGTGTAGGTGGTGGCATCTACACCAAATCTGCTGATGTTGGAGCTGATCTTGTTGGCAAAGTTGAAGAAGGAATTCCAGAAGATGACCCTCGAAATCCTGCAGTGATTGCTGATCTTGTCGGTGATGATGTCGGCGATACCGCAGGCATGGGTGCCGATCTTTATGAATCCTATGTCGAAGCAATTATCGCTACCATGGCATTAGCAGCTATAGCTGGAGGTTTTGCCTTTATTAACTATGGAGAAAACGCGCTTCTTCTTCCACTTATCATCGCAAGTGTTGGTATCATTTCTTCTATTATCGGCATGTTCTTTGTTCGAACCGGCAAAAAGGCAAATGTCTATACAGCGCTCCGAAATGGATTAATCGTCAGCACAATTTTAGTTGGTATATTCGGTGGTATCGCAACATGGTTTTTATTACAGGGTCAATTGAATCCTTACTTTGCGATGCTTGCTGGTTTGATTGCCGGGTTTATTATCGGCTTAAGCACTGAGTATTTCACCTCCGAAAAACAGAAACCAGCAAGAACCATTGCTGAATCCGCTAAAACGGGCCCAGCTACAGTCATTATCCAAGGTATGGTAATCGGCATGATGAGTACAATTATACCTGTGATTTCTGTTGTTATTGCTATGATTCTTGCGTATTTCCTTGCAGATTTCTATGGTGTTGCCTTAGCTGCCGTAGGGATGCTTAGTGTCCTTGGTATTTCTCTTGCAACAGACTGCTATGGACCAGTTGCTGATAATGCAGCTGGTATCGCTGAGATGAGTGGCATGGGTCAAGAGGTAAGAGAACGCGCAGAATCTCTCGATGCAGTCGGCAATACAACCGCAGCTATGGGGAAAGGATTTGCAATTGGATCTGCCGCGATAACAGCACTTGCGTTAATTGCCACATTTATAGTTTCATTAAAAGTCTACTATTCAGAAGCACTCATTGGACAAATGCTATCGATTAGCAATCCGAACTTAGTTGCCGGTGTTTTTCTAGGTGCTATGCTTCCGTTTGTCTTTGTTGCATTAACTATGGGTGCTGTTGGAAAAACCGCATATAGCATGGTTGAAGAGGTTCGATATCAGTTTAAAACATTTAAATTACTAACCGATCCAAACAGTAAACCCGATTACAAACGCTGTGTAACGATCAGTACAAATCGAGCATTAAAAGCGATGATACTCCCAAGTGTCATGGCGGTTGTTTCTCCGATTATTATCGGAGTAGTTTTTGGACCTGCTGGTCTTGGGGGTCTGCTGCTCGGTTCAATTGCTGCAGGTTTCTTGCTTGCAGTTTTTCTTGCAAATGCTGGCGGTGCCTGGGACAACGCAAAAAAGTACATAGAAGCTGGTAACCTTGGAGGAAAAGGTTCAATACCTCATAAAGCAGCTGTAATTGGTGACACTGTTGGTGATCCTTGTAAAGATACCTCTGGACCGTCACTGAATATCCTAATTAAACTTATGTCAATTGTATCACTTGTCTTTCTTCCATTATTTGTTATCTTTGGATAGAAAATAGTTCATTGGAATACTTAGCAATAATACAATAACGGAAAGAGGCAAGTATATTTTTCTTTTCTATATTTTTTTTATATCACTCGATGAGATACAAGCAAAGAAAGTAGAAATGCAGGGAGAAGGGATTTGAACACCAAAATACATGTAAAATTAAACCGCTACTCCTAGTGAAACAAAAGAGCAGATTCATTAGTAAATAATCTACAGAATTCTTATGAAACTTCAATTTTCTTTATCAGGAACGACCTTGACTGTTATACCCTTTCTACTTCCAAATGCTAAAGCAGGAAGTAAATGAGAAACCATCTGCTCACAAGTACAAGGAAACATACGACCAGTAGAAATGGTCAGGCTCCATCCAACCTTATCTTTTTTAAACTTGTTGATACATTTCTTGCCTTTCATAATGTAAATCGTACACTCTTCATTCTTCATTTTAAGACACCTTCAATTGTGCAGTGCTCGTTACAAAATAAAATAAAACAACCAGGACTTATATCTTTTCATAAAATTATGCAGGGGAAGGGATTTGAACCCTCGGACTCCTGCGAGACAGGATGTCTCATCACGAACCTTTATCTTTTTTGATTAGATGATCTTAAGTCCTGCGCCGTTGGCCAGGCTTGGCTACCCCTGCATAGATAATTACAAAGAACATGCGGATGCCGGGATTCGAACCCGGGCAAGAGGCTTGGAGGGCCTCAATCATAACCACTAGATCACATCCGCAGAATTGAAAAGGTAAAATACGGTTATTGTTTTTGTAGTTTACTATAAAAACATCGCTTTTAGATTTTTTTCCAAAGGTAGGATAGCAATTGATCCTTGGTAAACGGTTTAGGTAATATATCATCATTTGAAGCAGTGTTAAAGCGAGACGATGGTTTTAACGAAAAATATGCTTTTTGTTCAGTTC harbors:
- a CDS encoding RAD55 family ATPase; translated protein: MDTMIKESFIDNSTTEKKEGFISTGIEKLDRLLEGGIPTGFTTVILGSPGSSTEILVKQIAAAGNALYITTEETKDEIIDTMNRFKWNHSGLEFVDVSAKYYQNVLKTEQKRVSIYEQRSKLKLKELIEIGSSGMPSTVTGDEDYLAVVSNKIKDAPALRMVIINSLDFFLSQYRQEDVLKTIYASKITNLKKRGAFIIVMTKGIHGELLERKLEGLADCVLELDVIQKGSSFERFLSVKKMRNYAKKIGIARYVIDDSGFVLEMIERIM
- a CDS encoding ATPase domain-containing protein, with translation MPKKELVSTGIVELDTQMNGGIPTGSTVLVTGCSGSGKTTLCMQYLFDGARKGERGVFFTITEPLFKLTKNLEGFCFYDKKLIESGMVNIIDLRIISERLGLDAEKYTVEDAGALLDILKDIADELDVKRLVMDSITALCYRLQTREMIRDFIFKLGTSLAVMNCTTFLTSEVPPRTYKFSQYEIEEFISDGIIFLGDLERRGDLIRTLQVVKMRGISHSRTKYAMNISSQRGIELVPLLRSSEFESLLKH
- a CDS encoding 2Fe-2S iron-sulfur cluster-binding protein yields the protein MGTVSLTIDGKTIQIEEGKTVLHAAQKAGIEIPTLCHHDQLEPYGACRLCMVEIEKNNRKKLVASCCYPVENGLIVRTKTDSVDKIRKMLIELLLSNCPSGEHVEMAKKYGITQSRFKQADTPESPCSLCGLCVRYCNEIKKEHAVCFVGRGVDRAVALVPGVSDVCKTCRACFSVCDAGKIVYLVDMVQDISCPPLRPMKKQ
- a CDS encoding NADH-quinone oxidoreductase subunit NuoF, encoding MTKITSRKELEQYRKNLQKQKGSKNITISVCAGTGCLALKAQEVVDNFREEIKKHKLSANVEVKEAGCPGFCEKGALVVIHPEEINYIKVQPEDVAEIVSETIVKKKVIPRLLYTDPHSTKPIKKESDIPFYKHQKRILLGNNMKIDSKNIDDYILYGGYSALAKALFDMKPEEVLEEVKKSNLRGRGGGGFPTGRKWETTRNAQSDKKYVIVNCDEGDPGAFMDRALMEGNPHLVLEGLMIGGYAIGANEGFVYVRQEYPLAVENTEIAIKKLEELGLLGKNILGSGFDFTITVHRGAGAFVSGESSALMSAIEGRVGEPRPKYIHTAVSGLWNKPTCLNNVETWANVPLIINNGAAWFQKIGTENSKGTKIFSLVGKVNNTGLVEVPMGTTLREIIYTIGGGVPNGKKFKAVQTGGPSGGCLPEKYLDLPVDFDELYKVGSMMGSGGMIVMDEDTCMVDIARYFVNFLSQESCGKCIPCREGLRHMLRILNDLTTGEATEDDVKLLEELSEVVQLSSLCALGQSAPNPVLSTLQYFRDEYQAHINGECPAKVCKGLLTFTIDAAKCTGCGLCMKNCPVEAITGEKKTVHHINSDICIKCGNCYEVCKFNAVQKATGKQKKVVSVERR
- the nuoE gene encoding NADH-quinone oxidoreductase subunit NuoE, whose translation is MIQELREIDEIIDEYQGQKNALIQILLKIQEKKHWLPKPALLWVSERLNIPMAQILQIATFYKAFSLEPHGEHIIRVCLGTACHVRDGPKILEAAEQHLGIKSGETTPDLKFTLESVNCLGCCALGPVMMVDTNYHGKLRPSEVPEILEQYRTDTSALTNEQQKRKPTAQHQPASPVISR
- a CDS encoding DUF599 family protein gives rise to the protein MSSNELLDLLAFIIFVICVSIFAIGLVYKIKRPSWGERGFLNIMYELWVKRMINPEETIVAVQTMRNLIMVVTFLSSSMLLLLGLLLQSSPIDSNSLIYPLQSSGGVFAHYKLMLFVAVIVFSVTMFLLSLRQMVRFSILIGISSESIKKLSDEYRLLSKQKTKNQKNCYYIDAERLKRDAFLRAMNRFTFGMRAVFYGIVITLWFVNVYAFIIGTIFLTLFLIIHHDVEPCHHEEEIPL
- a CDS encoding sodium-translocating pyrophosphatase is translated as MIVFIPIIAGIIALICAGFFMYRINKESSGTEKMQDISKAIREGAIAFLNSENKVLAVFIISVMIILILASLIPGSTMHWGTALAFVLGAILSMASGNIGMRIATKANVKTAEGAKQNINKGLSIAFSSGAVMGLFVVGLGILGIWGTYLFFIEFLGYTPLLVTNILFGFGFGASSVALFARVGGGIYTKSADVGADLVGKVEEGIPEDDPRNPAVIADLVGDDVGDTAGMGADLYESYVEAIIATMALAAIAGGFAFINYGENALLLPLIIASVGIISSIIGMFFVRTGKKANVYTALRNGLIVSTILVGIFGGIATWFLLQGQLNPYFAMLAGLIAGFIIGLSTEYFTSEKQKPARTIAESAKTGPATVIIQGMVIGMMSTIIPVISVVIAMILAYFLADFYGVALAAVGMLSVLGISLATDCYGPVADNAAGIAEMSGMGQEVRERAESLDAVGNTTAAMGKGFAIGSAAITALALIATFIVSLKVYYSEALIGQMLSISNPNLVAGVFLGAMLPFVFVALTMGAVGKTAYSMVEEVRYQFKTFKLLTDPNSKPDYKRCVTISTNRALKAMILPSVMAVVSPIIIGVVFGPAGLGGLLLGSIAAGFLLAVFLANAGGAWDNAKKYIEAGNLGGKGSIPHKAAVIGDTVGDPCKDTSGPSLNILIKLMSIVSLVFLPLFVIFG